The Miscanthus floridulus cultivar M001 chromosome 17, ASM1932011v1, whole genome shotgun sequence genome has a window encoding:
- the LOC136516983 gene encoding probable serine/threonine-protein kinase PBL7 → MGLLSSANRCCCKNILSCNLLRCACCCSWIRSVCGRRTSKATQEASDTNRKTKRKWVRGFCGGAVREAEEPLTTEAKKRKNTTMIPEQEKCKWTKKIWRKKKRKNEQNGLATLVKEISLSNSPKHRAAAGEILRIGNHNIPSRVFTFRELVDATDSLSPENLLGEGGFGRVYKGCIPDTMEVIAVKQLDKEGLQGNREFLVEVLMLSLLHHPNLVTLVGYSTDCDQRILVYEYMPLGSLQDHLLDLTPNSQPLSWHTRMKIAVGAARGIEYLHEVANPPVIYRDLKASNILLDGSFNAKLSDFGLAKLGPSGDKSHVSTRVMGTYGYCAPEYAMTGKLTKTSDIYSFGVVLLELITGRRAIDTTKPTREQILVHWAAPFFRDKRKFVKMADPLLDRKFPLKGLYQALAISSMCLQEEASSRPLISDVVTALTFLADPNYDPPDDIKDPLPITVPNIGIETNQNETERGKEQLQQNEEDSHERKNEEDSQERKNEEDSHERKNEEDS, encoded by the exons ATGGGGCTGTTGAGCTCCGCTAACAGATGTTGTTGCAAGAACATCCTGAGCTGCAACCTACTCAGATGTGCGTGCTgctgctcgtggatccgctctGTCTGCGGCAGGAGAACGAGCAAGGCCACGCAAGAGGCATCGGACACAAATAGGAAAACGAAGAGAAAGTGGGTCCGCGGTTTTTGTGGAGGGGCGGTGCGAGAAGCAGAGGAACCGTTAACAACAGAGGCAAAGAAGAGGAAGAATACGACGATGATCCCAGAGCAAGAGAAGTGCAAGTGGACAAAGAAGATATGGAggaaaaagaagaggaagaatgaACAGAACGGATTGGCAACCCTAGTCAAGGAAATTTCGCTCTCAA ACAGTCCCAAGCACAGGGCAGCAGCAGGGGAGATACTACGGATCGGCAACCATAACATTCCTAGTAGGGTGTTTACATTCCGTGAACTGGTCGATGCCACCGATTCTTTGAGCCCAGAAAACTTGCTGGGTGAAGGCGGCTTTGGAAGGGTGTACAAAGGATGCATTCCAGACACTATGGAA GTCATAGCAGTTAAGCAGCTTGACAAAGAAGGGTTGCAAGGAAACCGTGAGTTCCTCGTCGAGGTACTGATGCTTAGCCTACTGCATCATCCAAACCTAGTTACCTTGGTTGGGTACAGCACCGATTGTGACCAGAGGATCCTAGTGTATGAGTACATGCCACTCGGTTCATTGCAAGATCATCTCCTCG ATCTCACTCCAAATTCTCAGCCACTATCCTGGCACACACGGATGAAGATTGCAGTTGGTGCAGCTAGAGGCATTGAGTACTTGCATGAGGTAGCCAACCCGCCAGTGATCTACCGTGATCTCAAGGCATCCAACATTCTCTTGGATGGAAGCTTCAATGCAAAGTTATCGGACTTTGGTCTGGCGAAGCTTGGTCCAAGCGGTGACAAAAGCCATGTCAGCACAAGGGTGATGGGCACATATGGCTATTGTGCTCCTGAGTATGCCATGACCGGCAAGCTAACAAAGACATCTGACATCTATAGCTTTGGCGTAGTTCTCTTAGAGCTCATCACTGGGAGGCGAGCAATCGACACCACAAAACCAACTCGCGAGCAGATTCTTGTTCATTGG GCAGCACCATTCTTCAGGGATAAAAGGAAGTTTGTGAAGATGGCCGACCCATTGCTTGACAGGAAGTTTCCTCTGAAAGGTCTATACCAGGCACTCGCAATCTCATCGATGTGCTTACAAGAAGAAGCAAGCAGTCGGCCACTGATCAGTGATGTTGTGACCGCCCTTACATTTCTTGCTGATCCAAACTATGATCCTCCCGATGACATCAAAGATCCTCTGCCTATAACAGTTCCAAACATAGGCATAGAAACTAACCAAAACGAAACTGAAAGAGGTAAAGAACAATTACAGCAAAATGAAGAAGATAGCCATGAGAGAAAAAATGAAGAAGATAGCCAAGAGAGAAAAAATGAAGAAGATAGCCATGAGAGAAAAAATGAAGAAGATAGCTGA
- the LOC136516982 gene encoding uncharacterized protein, with protein MDKTTNNDVGVVPEETGMDRVLSDLHALKKLYGLLQRLDETSKALMNKLLDDALLKQAKALTTASDSVIPFSLGLTSPKKTDQASSSFLKNKEAEMEQILSDLEALTSLYRLLHKGPGPAGENLDEASRALLKILEDATQEAVRRQAKMLSGCSLVSPALERKLSTQSDCRTQHADPRPRRPVASPRPSLLASEPSRRLNLQHSTVSRRSGLHVDAHHHAPEEPLLARLATNRSSRTALPARHRPSQEQWHSSLSLHRFPVAGTSRHGTVAGSSTRLADLRDSIRRSSGRGDRCSLERSSSRRSSRRSVSRELSLGPSSRLRGRATPRHVGAESSSSVRLFERLDSGLSLSMTSRHGVERAERSSSSNTVATIQSRIRPSSTLLTERSLRRRFAVEGKTSRGRQQGSDVSSADMSSSSGSSSASPAPRAFANPYYYSPPVTAPRGIAPPVCAPEVSRSMRRRRRQEILEKRVARLRMLMDKIATVFHHRHDHHHHLGGGQEAGPSSRSVVRGAGHLNSPWQYLTSMFHRAKGKDKNTRRRTVVGVPEKRCGGGGNMHALFDAMRRHLKGKRRAPAGIKLRRKASRVRAKKMHWWQRLRRRRGVAWHG; from the coding sequence ATGGATAAAACAACGAACAACGACGTCGGAGTAGTGCCAGAAGAAACAGGGATGGACAGAGTATTGTCTGATCTACATGCGCTCAAGAAGCTATACGGGCTGCTTCAAAGGTTAGATGAGACGTCCAAGGCCCTTATGAACAAGTTGCTTGATGATGCTCTCCTGAAGCAGGCAAAGGCTCTTACTACCGCTTCTGATTCGGTGATTCCGTTTTCTCTTGGTTTGACGTCTCCAAAGAAAACAGATCAAGCAAGTTCATCATTTCTTAAGAACAAGGAAGCTGAGATGGAACAAATTTTGTCTGATCTGGAGGCGCTGACGAGCCTATACAGGCTGCTTCACAAGGGTCCGGGTCCGGCAGGTGAAAATTTAGATGAGGCATCCAGGGCTCTTCTGAAGATACTAGAAGATGCTACCCAGGAGGCTGTCCGGAGGCAGGCAAAGATGCTATCAGGTTGTTCTCTAGTGTCCCCTGCGCTAGAGAGAAAGCTGTCCACGCAATCAGACTGCCGGACACAGCATGCCGATCCGCGCCCGAGGCGGCCAGTGGCCTCACCCAGACCAAGCCTCCTGGCCAGTGAGCCATCGCGCCGGCTAAACCTGCAACATTCTACAGTGTCACGCCGATCCGGCCTCCACGTCGACGCCCATCACCATGCACCGGAAGAGCCTCTCCTTGCTCGCCTCGCTACCAACCGCTCGTCGAGAACCGCATTACCGGCACGACACCGTCCAAGCCAAGAGCAGTGGCACTCCAGCCTCAGCCTCCACCGTTTCCCCGTAGCTGGAACGTCGAGACATGGCACGGTGGCCGGAAGTAGTACTCGGCTTGCCGACCTCCGGGACAGCATCCGTCGCAGCTCCGGCCGTGGTGACCGGTGTTCGCTGGAAcgtagcagcagcaggaggagcagCCGGCGTTCCGTGTCACGGGAGTTGTCTCTGGGGCCGTCGTCAAGGCTGCGTGGCCGTGCTACCCCGCGGCACGTGGGAGCGGAGAGCTCCTCCTCGGTGCGTCTCTTCGAGAGGCTGGACTCTGGGTTGTCCCTGAGCATGACGTCGCGTCATGGCGTGGAGCGTGCCGAACGCTCTTCCTCGAGCAACACGGTGGCAACCATACAAAGCCGCATCAGACCAAGCAGCACTCTTCTCACGGAGCGCTCCCTACGACGCAGATTTGCCGTAGAAGGGAAGACATCGCGCGGGAGGCAACAAGGCAGCGACGTTTCCAGCGCGGACATGTCCAGCAGCAGCGGAAGCTCATCGGCATCTCCAGCGCCACGTGCTTTTGCTAATCCCTACTACTACTCGCCGCCGGTGACAGCGCCACGGGGCATTGCGCCGCCGGTGTGCGCACCTGaggtgtcgcgctcaatgaggaGGCGACGTCGCCAGGAAATCCTCGAGAAGCGGGTGGCGCGGCTGCGGATGCTCATGGACAAAATCGCCACGGTGTTCCATCACCGccacgaccaccaccaccacctcgggGGCGGCCAGGAGGCGGGCCCCTCGTCCAGGAGCGTCGTCCGCGGCGCAGGCCACCTCAACTCGCCGTGGCAGTACCTTACGAGCATGTTCCACCGCGCGAAAGGGAAAGATAAGAACACTAGGCGCCGGACGGTGGTAGGCGTGCCGGAGAAGAGGTGCGGCGGTGGCGGGAACATGCACGCGCTATTCGACGCAATGCGGCGGCACTTGAAGGGCAAGCGGAGGGCACCGGCAGGCATAAAACTGAGGAGGAAGGCCAGCCGGGTGCGGGCCAAAAAGATGCATTGGTGGCAGCGGCTGAGGCGACGGCGTGGCGTGGCATGGCATGGGTGA